A genomic window from Micromonospora sp. WMMA1947 includes:
- the uvrB gene encoding excinuclease ABC subunit UvrB, which translates to MALDIPRLDGRFQVVSEFQPAGDQPAAIDELERRVRRGDRNTVLLGATGTGKSATTAWLVERLQRPTLVLAPNKTLAAQLAKEFGELLPHNAVEYFVSYYDYYQPEAYIPQTDTYIEKDSSVNEEVERLRHSATMSLLTRRDVIVVATVSAIYGLGTPEEYLDRAVRVKVGQELDRDQLLRRLVDIQYTRNDMAFQRGTFRVRGDTLEIIPAYEELAVRIELFGDEIEKLYYLNPLTGDVVREVDSLMIFPATHYAAGPERMERAIRDIEAELGERLAELERQGKLLEAQRLRMRTTYDIEMMRQVGFCSGIENYSMHIDGRLPGSPPHCLLDYFPDDFLTVVDESHVTIPQIGGMYEGDASRKRMLVDHGFRLPSAADNRPLRFDEFLERVGQMVYLSATPGPWELEQAQSEFVEQVIRPTGLIDPEVVLKPTKGQIDDLMHEIKLRTERDERVLVTTLTKKMAEDLSDYLLENGIRVRYLHSEVDTLRRVELLRELRKGDYDVLVGINLLREGLDLPEVSLVAILDADKEGFLRSGRSLIQTIGRAARNVSGQVHMYADKITPSMASAIDETNRRRAKQIAHNEANGIKPEPLRKKIHDILDDIYREAEDTENSNVGGAVRQLSRGKAPVKETRSRRGAAATPSREGMARADLANLIQELNDQMLAAARELQFELAARIRDEVADLKKELRGMDAAGVR; encoded by the coding sequence ATGGCGCTCGACATTCCCCGGCTCGACGGCCGCTTCCAGGTCGTCAGTGAGTTCCAGCCGGCCGGTGACCAGCCGGCTGCCATCGACGAGCTTGAGCGTCGCGTGCGGCGCGGCGACCGCAACACGGTGCTGCTCGGCGCGACCGGCACGGGCAAGAGCGCCACCACGGCGTGGCTGGTCGAGCGGCTCCAGCGGCCGACCCTCGTGCTCGCCCCCAACAAGACCCTCGCGGCCCAGCTGGCGAAGGAGTTCGGCGAGCTGCTGCCGCACAACGCCGTCGAATACTTCGTCTCCTACTACGACTACTACCAGCCCGAGGCGTACATCCCGCAGACCGACACCTACATCGAGAAGGACTCCTCGGTCAACGAGGAGGTCGAGCGGCTGCGCCACTCCGCCACCATGTCGCTGCTCACCCGGCGCGACGTCATCGTGGTCGCCACCGTCTCGGCGATCTACGGCCTGGGCACGCCGGAGGAATACCTCGACCGGGCCGTGCGGGTGAAGGTGGGGCAGGAGCTCGACCGCGACCAGCTGCTGCGGCGGCTGGTCGACATCCAGTACACCCGCAACGACATGGCCTTCCAGCGCGGCACCTTCCGGGTCCGCGGCGACACGCTGGAGATCATCCCGGCGTATGAGGAGCTGGCGGTCCGCATCGAGCTGTTCGGTGACGAGATCGAGAAGCTCTACTACCTCAACCCGCTGACCGGTGACGTGGTCCGCGAGGTCGACAGCCTGATGATCTTCCCGGCCACGCACTACGCCGCCGGCCCCGAGCGGATGGAGCGGGCGATCCGCGACATCGAGGCCGAGCTGGGCGAGCGACTGGCCGAGCTGGAACGGCAGGGCAAGCTGCTGGAGGCCCAGCGCCTGCGCATGCGCACCACGTACGACATCGAGATGATGCGCCAGGTGGGCTTCTGCTCCGGCATCGAGAACTACTCCATGCACATCGACGGCCGGCTGCCGGGCAGCCCGCCGCACTGCCTGCTCGACTACTTCCCCGACGACTTCCTCACCGTGGTCGACGAGTCGCACGTGACGATCCCGCAGATCGGCGGCATGTACGAGGGCGACGCCTCCCGCAAGCGGATGCTGGTCGACCACGGCTTCCGGCTGCCGAGTGCCGCCGACAACCGGCCGCTGCGCTTCGACGAGTTCCTTGAGCGGGTGGGCCAGATGGTCTACCTCTCCGCCACCCCCGGCCCGTGGGAGCTGGAGCAGGCCCAGAGCGAGTTCGTCGAGCAGGTGATCCGGCCCACCGGCCTGATCGACCCCGAGGTGGTTCTCAAGCCGACGAAGGGCCAGATCGACGATCTCATGCACGAGATCAAGCTGCGCACCGAGCGGGACGAGCGGGTGCTCGTCACCACGCTGACCAAGAAGATGGCCGAGGACCTCTCCGACTACCTGCTGGAGAACGGCATCCGGGTGCGCTACCTGCACTCCGAGGTCGACACGCTGCGCCGAGTCGAGCTGCTGCGCGAGCTGCGCAAGGGCGACTACGACGTGCTGGTCGGCATCAACCTGCTCCGGGAGGGTCTCGACCTGCCCGAGGTCTCCCTGGTGGCGATCCTCGACGCCGACAAGGAGGGCTTCCTGCGCAGCGGCCGGTCGCTGATCCAGACCATCGGCCGCGCGGCCCGAAACGTCTCCGGCCAGGTCCACATGTACGCCGACAAGATCACCCCGTCGATGGCGAGCGCCATCGACGAGACCAACAGGCGCCGGGCCAAGCAGATCGCGCACAACGAGGCCAACGGCATCAAGCCGGAGCCGCTGCGCAAGAAGATCCACGACATTCTCGACGACATCTACCGCGAGGCGGAGGACACCGAGAACAGCAACGTCGGCGGTGCCGTGCGGCAGTTGTCCCGGGGCAAGGCGCCGGTCAAGGAGACGCGCAGCCGCCGGGGCGCCGCCGCGACCCCGTCGCGGGAGGGGATGGCCCGGGCCGACCTGGCCAACCTCATCCAGGAGCTCAACGACCAGATGCTCGCCGCCGCGCGCGAGCTGCAGTTCGAGCTGGCCGCGCGGATCCGCGACGAGGTCGCCGACCTCAAGAAGGAGCTCCGCGGGATGGACGCCGCAGGGGTCCGGTGA
- a CDS encoding helix-turn-helix domain-containing protein encodes MLTEAVIARPDPRLRQWVDRYLGYREDAPVPLVRREVAGAFVVLILGWGDPMEVTDPRAPGRGGCAGNAFLAGPFDGWCATRTAGTGTGVQVLLTAPAARRLLGLPLAELANQAVPLDAVAGWLARLRDELAGAPGWPERFARLDAAVAARLAATAPVDPHLLAAWRRLGGSGAAVGVATLAGELGWSRRHLSVRFRREFGLPPKTVDRLLRFERAYASLGRTLLTADAAVPDDAGWAERAARWGYYDQSHLIREFREFAGATPAALTAPGSHSSNPA; translated from the coding sequence ATGCTGACCGAGGCCGTCATCGCACGCCCCGACCCGCGGCTGCGCCAGTGGGTGGACCGCTACCTCGGATACCGCGAGGACGCGCCCGTCCCGCTGGTGCGCAGGGAGGTGGCGGGCGCGTTCGTCGTGCTGATCCTCGGCTGGGGCGACCCCATGGAGGTGACCGACCCACGCGCCCCCGGCCGGGGCGGGTGCGCCGGGAACGCCTTCCTGGCCGGTCCGTTCGACGGCTGGTGCGCCACCCGGACCGCCGGGACGGGCACCGGGGTGCAGGTGCTGCTGACCGCACCGGCGGCCCGCCGCCTGCTCGGGCTGCCGCTGGCCGAGCTGGCCAACCAGGCGGTGCCGCTCGACGCGGTGGCGGGCTGGCTGGCCCGGCTGCGCGACGAACTGGCCGGTGCGCCGGGCTGGCCGGAACGCTTCGCCCGGCTCGACGCCGCAGTGGCCGCACGGCTGGCGGCGACCGCGCCGGTGGACCCGCACCTGCTGGCGGCCTGGCGGCGCCTGGGCGGCAGCGGCGCGGCGGTCGGCGTGGCCACGCTCGCCGGGGAACTCGGGTGGTCCCGCCGCCATCTGTCGGTCCGGTTCCGGCGGGAGTTCGGCCTGCCGCCCAAGACGGTCGACCGGCTGCTGCGCTTCGAGCGGGCGTACGCGAGCCTCGGCCGGACGCTCCTCACCGCGGACGCCGCCGTGCCGGACGACGCCGGGTGGGCGGAGCGGGCCGCCCGGTGGGGCTACTACGACCAGTCGCACCTGATCCGGGAGTTCCGCGAGTTCGCCGGCGCCACCCCGGCGGCGCTGACCGCGCCCGGATCGCATTCGTCCAATCCGGCCTGA
- a CDS encoding VOC family protein, which translates to MRSIYPVLRYPDVRAAVGFLCSAFGFTVREAHELPDGTIGHAELAYGDDLVMLGPGPAPRSRPADDDYRVYVAIDDVDAHHERARAAGAEIVRAPFDTDYGSRDYAARDLAGLVWSFGTYRP; encoded by the coding sequence ATGCGAAGCATCTATCCGGTCCTGCGGTATCCCGACGTGCGAGCCGCCGTCGGTTTCCTCTGTTCCGCGTTCGGCTTCACCGTGCGCGAGGCCCACGAACTCCCGGACGGCACGATCGGCCACGCCGAGCTGGCGTACGGCGACGACTTGGTGATGCTCGGCCCGGGGCCGGCGCCCCGGTCCCGGCCCGCCGACGACGACTACCGCGTCTACGTGGCGATCGACGACGTCGACGCGCACCACGAGCGTGCCCGGGCAGCCGGCGCGGAGATCGTCCGGGCGCCGTTCGACACCGACTACGGCTCCCGTGACTACGCCGCCCGCGACCTCGCCGGGCTGGTCTGGTCGTTCGGCACCTACCGGCCCTGA
- a CDS encoding DUF5753 domain-containing protein: MPLSASPVVRRARLGVELRRLRRRESLTLEQVCARLGWASTSKLSRIELGQSRPDLADVLDLLDVYEVPPPQRDELIVIARDAATGRGWSKALGEMGERQRAYAELEAGAERIVEYQCVLVPGLLQTPAYARLRVSAGAALTGEVNVDADVRARVARQELLIRPDPPHYTALVDERVCDPDGLPGDVWRDQMRHLLALAERPRVSVRVLPSAVSSGDGPHPLAPFSYYAYPDPEDPRTVLVETLTTDLRLVAEADVTHYERIIERLLAAALPPDASAELVARRLGAAPVPRPRGPHESE, from the coding sequence ATGCCGTTGTCAGCAAGTCCTGTGGTCCGGAGGGCGCGGCTCGGTGTGGAGCTGCGCCGGCTGCGTCGTCGCGAGTCGCTCACGTTGGAGCAGGTCTGCGCCCGGCTCGGCTGGGCGTCCACGTCGAAGCTGTCCCGCATCGAGCTGGGGCAGAGCCGGCCCGACCTGGCCGACGTGCTCGACCTGCTCGACGTCTACGAGGTGCCGCCGCCGCAGCGCGACGAGCTGATCGTCATCGCCCGCGACGCCGCCACCGGCCGGGGCTGGTCGAAGGCGCTCGGCGAGATGGGGGAACGCCAGCGGGCGTACGCCGAGCTGGAGGCGGGCGCGGAGCGCATCGTGGAGTACCAGTGCGTGCTCGTGCCCGGCCTGCTCCAGACCCCGGCGTACGCCCGGTTGCGCGTGTCGGCCGGTGCGGCGCTGACCGGGGAGGTGAACGTGGACGCCGACGTGCGCGCCCGGGTGGCGCGTCAGGAGCTGCTGATCCGGCCGGACCCGCCGCACTACACCGCACTTGTCGACGAGCGCGTCTGCGACCCGGACGGCCTGCCGGGGGACGTGTGGCGCGACCAGATGCGGCATCTGCTCGCCCTCGCCGAGCGGCCGCGCGTCAGCGTCCGGGTGCTGCCGTCAGCGGTGTCGAGCGGTGACGGACCGCACCCGCTGGCGCCGTTCTCCTACTACGCCTATCCCGACCCCGAGGACCCGCGCACCGTCCTGGTGGAGACGCTCACCACCGACCTGCGGCTGGTCGCCGAGGCGGACGTGACCCACTACGAGCGGATCATCGAGCGGCTGCTGGCGGCGGCGCTGCCGCCGGACGCGTCCGCCGAACTGGTGGCCCGGCGGCTCGGCGCGGCGCCGGTGCCCCGGCCGCGCGGTCCGCACGAGTCGGAGTGA
- a CDS encoding antibiotic biosynthesis monooxygenase, giving the protein MVLEVALIDVTPGHEDEFAAAYAQARPILAGAEGCRSVRMTRGVESPSRFVLLVEWDSVEAHDVNFRQTERFAQWRGLIGPHFAGPPLVEHFIDVPA; this is encoded by the coding sequence ATGGTTCTTGAGGTTGCGCTCATCGATGTGACGCCCGGACACGAGGACGAGTTCGCCGCCGCCTACGCACAGGCGCGGCCGATCCTCGCCGGGGCCGAAGGCTGCCGCTCCGTGCGGATGACCCGGGGCGTGGAGTCGCCCAGCCGCTTCGTGCTGCTCGTCGAGTGGGACTCGGTCGAGGCACACGACGTGAACTTCCGCCAGACCGAGCGCTTCGCGCAGTGGCGCGGGCTGATCGGCCCGCACTTCGCCGGCCCGCCGCTGGTCGAGCACTTCATCGACGTTCCGGCCTGA
- a CDS encoding TerC family protein, translating into MNVSAWVWAVTLIAMTAILLADLFIIGRRPHEPSVRESSLWVGFYVGLALIFGVVLWLTAGGRVAGEFYTGWLTEYSLSVDNLFVFVIIMARFGVPRQYQQKVLLVGIILALVMRGGFIAAGAALISQFSWVFYIFGAFLIYTAVNLARQGEPDEDEFSENLLIRWSRRALPLSRDYDGAKITTREHGRRLFTPMLIVMIAIGTTDLIFALDSIPAIFGITQEPYLVFTANVFALMGLRQLYFLLGGLLDRLIYLSYGLAVVLGFIGVKLVLEALAENNLPFINGGEHVGWAPHIPIWLSLTVILGTLAVATAASLAKSSRDRRRELAQARR; encoded by the coding sequence TTGAACGTGTCCGCATGGGTGTGGGCGGTAACGCTGATCGCGATGACCGCGATCCTGCTCGCCGACCTGTTCATCATCGGCCGGCGGCCGCACGAGCCGAGCGTCCGCGAGTCCAGCCTGTGGGTGGGCTTCTACGTCGGCCTGGCGCTGATCTTCGGCGTGGTGCTCTGGCTAACCGCGGGTGGTCGCGTCGCCGGCGAGTTCTACACCGGCTGGCTCACCGAGTACAGCCTCTCGGTGGACAACCTCTTCGTCTTCGTGATCATCATGGCCCGGTTCGGGGTGCCCCGGCAGTACCAGCAGAAGGTGCTGCTCGTCGGCATCATCCTGGCGCTGGTCATGCGGGGTGGCTTCATCGCGGCCGGCGCGGCGCTGATCTCCCAGTTCTCCTGGGTGTTCTACATCTTCGGCGCGTTCCTCATCTACACCGCGGTGAACCTGGCCCGGCAGGGCGAGCCGGACGAGGACGAGTTCAGCGAGAACCTGCTGATCCGGTGGAGCCGCCGGGCGCTGCCGCTGTCCCGGGACTACGACGGAGCGAAGATCACCACGCGGGAGCACGGACGGCGCCTGTTCACCCCGATGCTGATCGTCATGATCGCGATTGGCACCACCGACCTGATCTTCGCGCTGGACTCCATCCCGGCGATCTTCGGCATCACCCAGGAGCCGTACCTGGTCTTCACCGCCAACGTGTTCGCGCTGATGGGCCTGCGGCAGCTCTACTTCCTGCTCGGCGGCCTGCTGGACCGGCTCATCTACCTCAGCTACGGCCTCGCCGTGGTGCTCGGCTTCATCGGCGTGAAGCTGGTGCTGGAGGCGCTGGCCGAGAACAACCTGCCGTTCATCAACGGCGGCGAGCACGTGGGCTGGGCCCCGCACATCCCGATCTGGCTCTCGCTCACCGTCATCCTCGGCACCCTGGCCGTGGCGACGGCGGCGAGCCTGGCGAAGTCCTCGCGGGACCGGCGCCGGGAACTGGCCCAGGCCCGCCGCTGA
- a CDS encoding NlpC/P60 family protein: MAPQPGRRAVVRVPVATLWTAPEAVRPVDCPALAGSPNVAAWVAGMDRDQLVGDCVLTQLLLGEPVRVTETRPDGWVRVVALGQPAAKLGADGYPGWLRAAHLADTSDADPARIVPAGTTSAGTTPAGTAPAGAGHSGAGATGSDRAAFGPAASGPAVPGPAASGPTASGPTASAPTASGTAADGPLTVDVAHTALRTEPDGDAALTGVVLGTRLTPAGPPVDGTRPVRVPGRADPLWAPESDLVPLPAERPEAEKVLAVAERLRDLVYVWGGMSTDGIDCSGLVHLAWRRYGITLPRDADDQAAATSRVPLDAERPGDLYFFARPGRRIHHVGIVSAEPRGGRRRMLHACYLTRRVVEEELPADRTATLVGAHRV; this comes from the coding sequence GTGGCGCCTCAGCCCGGCCGCCGGGCCGTCGTACGGGTACCGGTGGCGACCCTCTGGACCGCGCCCGAGGCGGTACGCCCGGTCGACTGCCCCGCCCTCGCCGGCTCCCCCAACGTCGCCGCCTGGGTCGCCGGCATGGACCGCGACCAGCTCGTCGGTGACTGCGTCCTGACCCAGCTGCTGCTCGGCGAGCCGGTGCGTGTCACCGAGACCCGGCCGGACGGCTGGGTGCGGGTGGTGGCCCTGGGCCAGCCGGCGGCGAAGCTGGGTGCCGACGGCTACCCGGGCTGGCTGCGAGCCGCCCACCTGGCCGACACCTCCGACGCCGATCCGGCTCGCATCGTTCCCGCCGGCACCACGTCGGCCGGCACCACTCCGGCCGGCACCGCTCCGGCCGGTGCCGGTCACTCCGGTGCCGGTGCGACCGGAAGCGATCGGGCCGCCTTCGGACCGGCCGCTTCCGGTCCGGCTGTCCCCGGGCCGGCTGCTTCCGGGCCGACCGCCTCCGGGCCGACCGCCTCCGCGCCGACCGCTTCCGGGACGGCGGCCGACGGTCCGCTGACCGTCGACGTCGCGCACACCGCGTTGCGCACCGAGCCGGACGGCGACGCGGCCCTCACCGGCGTGGTCCTCGGCACCCGCCTCACCCCGGCCGGGCCGCCGGTGGACGGCACGCGACCGGTGCGCGTACCCGGACGGGCCGACCCGCTCTGGGCCCCGGAGAGCGACCTGGTGCCGCTGCCCGCCGAACGCCCGGAGGCCGAGAAGGTGCTCGCGGTCGCCGAGCGGCTGCGCGACCTGGTCTACGTCTGGGGCGGCATGTCCACCGACGGCATCGACTGCTCCGGGCTGGTGCACCTGGCCTGGCGGCGGTACGGGATCACGCTCCCCCGCGACGCCGACGACCAGGCGGCGGCGACCTCGCGGGTGCCGTTGGACGCCGAGCGCCCCGGCGACCTCTACTTCTTCGCCCGGCCCGGCCGGCGCATCCACCACGTCGGGATCGTGTCGGCCGAGCCGCGCGGCGGCCGGCGCCGGATGCTGCACGCCTGCTACCTGACCCGCCGCGTGGTCGAGGAGGAGCTGCCGGCCGACCGGACCGCCACCCTCGTCGGCGCCCACCGCGTCTGA
- a CDS encoding dipeptide epimerase: MTIAAVRTHRLSAPLHTPFVTALRRTTTVDTLVVEVIDGDGRPGFGEAPQVWQVTGASVAGAEACVRELLAPLLIGRDADDLQAGCALVRRAVVGNESAKAALDVALHDLAARRLGVPLVRLLGGTALRVPTDVTLAAGDAVDLAATAARRGAEGFTVLKLKVGTDARGDLDRVRAVRAAVGPNVRIRLDANQGWTPREAVRVIRAIEDAGLDVELVEQPVHRRDLDGLAWVSDRVDVPILADESVFDVRDLVEVIRRRAADMVNVKLAKCGGLQPARTLLDLAAAHGMGTIVGSMMEGPVGVGAAASLVAACGTTAVSDLDAAWWLAWSPVAGGIRYEDASVLLPDAPGLGVTGLREAKIQTTA, encoded by the coding sequence ATGACGATCGCCGCGGTACGCACCCACCGGCTCTCGGCCCCCTTACACACCCCGTTCGTCACCGCGCTGCGCCGTACCACCACCGTGGACACCCTGGTCGTGGAGGTGATCGACGGCGACGGCCGGCCCGGTTTCGGGGAGGCGCCGCAGGTCTGGCAGGTGACCGGCGCGTCGGTGGCCGGCGCCGAGGCGTGCGTACGCGAACTGCTCGCGCCGCTGCTGATCGGCCGGGACGCCGACGACCTCCAGGCGGGCTGCGCCCTGGTGCGTCGCGCCGTGGTGGGCAACGAGTCGGCGAAGGCGGCGCTCGACGTGGCGCTGCACGACCTGGCCGCGCGGCGGCTCGGCGTACCGCTGGTGCGTCTGCTCGGTGGCACGGCGCTGCGCGTGCCGACGGACGTCACGCTGGCCGCCGGTGACGCGGTCGACCTGGCCGCGACGGCGGCGCGGCGCGGCGCCGAGGGGTTCACCGTGCTCAAGCTCAAGGTCGGCACCGACGCCCGCGGCGACCTGGACCGGGTCCGCGCGGTGCGGGCCGCGGTCGGTCCGAACGTGCGGATCCGGCTGGACGCCAACCAGGGCTGGACGCCCCGGGAGGCGGTCCGGGTGATCCGCGCGATCGAGGACGCGGGGCTCGACGTGGAGCTGGTCGAGCAGCCGGTGCACCGTCGTGACCTGGACGGGCTGGCCTGGGTCAGTGACCGGGTGGACGTGCCGATCCTGGCCGACGAGTCCGTCTTCGACGTGCGCGACCTGGTCGAGGTGATCCGGCGGCGGGCCGCCGACATGGTGAACGTGAAGCTGGCCAAGTGCGGCGGCCTGCAGCCGGCCCGTACGCTGCTCGACCTGGCCGCCGCGCACGGCATGGGCACCATCGTCGGCTCGATGATGGAGGGCCCGGTGGGGGTCGGCGCCGCGGCCAGCCTGGTCGCCGCCTGCGGCACCACTGCCGTGTCGGACCTCGACGCCGCCTGGTGGCTGGCCTGGTCGCCGGTCGCCGGCGGCATCCGGTACGAGGACGCGAGCGTGCTGCTGCCGGACGCGCCGGGCCTCGGCGTCACCGGGCTGCGTGAAGCTAAAATTCAGACAACTGCTTGA
- a CDS encoding tyrosine-protein phosphatase, whose amino-acid sequence MAGRDWELVGAPNARDLGGLPTTDGRRVRAGRLIRTPALGRLTDEDLPVLGKLGPACVVDLRDVHEQAVAPPDRLVGEPRTVHLPVYDAAHPVFTYVSAVLQGHDLNAYAALAREGMPGAMTAIYRWFVTGESARTGFGAAVRLAAEGANLPLLFHCSAGKDRTGWLSVVLLTALGVEEEAIRADYLVHNELTESLREVLLSAMIERRPDLDPAVARPLLEVRPEYLDAAYDEVRRAHGSFDAYLRDGLGVTDAHRAALRERLLE is encoded by the coding sequence ATGGCCGGACGGGACTGGGAGCTGGTGGGCGCGCCGAACGCGCGCGACCTGGGTGGATTGCCGACGACCGATGGGCGGCGGGTACGCGCGGGGCGGCTCATCCGCACGCCCGCGCTGGGCCGCCTCACCGACGAGGACCTGCCGGTGCTGGGCAAGCTCGGCCCGGCCTGCGTGGTGGACCTGCGCGACGTCCACGAGCAGGCGGTGGCCCCGCCGGACCGGCTGGTGGGCGAGCCCCGCACCGTGCACCTGCCGGTGTACGACGCGGCGCACCCGGTGTTCACGTACGTCTCGGCGGTGTTGCAGGGCCACGACCTGAACGCGTACGCGGCGCTGGCCCGCGAGGGCATGCCGGGGGCGATGACGGCGATCTACCGCTGGTTCGTCACCGGTGAGTCGGCGCGGACCGGGTTCGGCGCGGCGGTGCGGCTCGCCGCCGAGGGCGCGAACCTGCCGCTGCTGTTCCACTGCTCGGCCGGCAAGGACCGCACCGGCTGGCTGTCGGTGGTGCTGCTGACCGCGCTGGGGGTGGAGGAGGAGGCGATCCGCGCCGACTACCTGGTGCACAACGAGCTGACCGAGAGCCTGCGCGAGGTGCTGCTGTCGGCGATGATCGAGCGCCGGCCGGACCTGGACCCGGCGGTGGCGCGGCCGCTGCTGGAGGTGCGCCCGGAATACCTGGACGCCGCCTACGACGAGGTGCGCCGCGCGCACGGCTCGTTCGACGCGTACCTGCGCGACGGTCTGGGGGTGACCGACGCGCACCGCGCGGCGCTGCGCGAGCGGCTGCTGGAGTAG
- a CDS encoding serine hydrolase: MTWEELDAHLDKVPGTVSAYVGRPGARPTWTRRADATHYAASTMKLAVLAALFRAAEAGRLDLDAPVPVRNSFDSALPGAPRFANARNYDNDEAVWDRVGGEAPLRWLAERMIIRSSNLATNICIGQVGLPAVAQAWALAGARHSVTGRGIEDFAARDSGVDNLVTAADLAALLGELALGATRPGPLASPSGCAAMLDVLVAQEHREDLAAGLPDGTRIAHKNGWVRGVRHGAGVVFPDDAPPYTIVVCTTTDLADGGADGDEVSDDACRLIAHVSERVWAARHDLAG, from the coding sequence ATGACCTGGGAGGAGCTCGACGCGCACCTGGACAAGGTGCCCGGCACCGTCTCCGCGTACGTGGGTCGGCCCGGCGCGCGACCCACGTGGACGCGGCGGGCCGACGCCACCCACTACGCGGCGAGCACCATGAAGCTGGCGGTGCTGGCGGCGCTGTTCCGGGCCGCCGAGGCCGGCCGGCTCGACCTGGACGCGCCGGTGCCGGTGCGCAACTCGTTCGACTCCGCGCTGCCCGGTGCACCCCGGTTCGCCAACGCCCGGAACTACGACAACGACGAGGCGGTCTGGGACCGCGTCGGCGGTGAGGCGCCGCTGCGCTGGCTCGCCGAGCGGATGATCATCCGGTCCAGCAACCTGGCCACGAACATCTGCATCGGCCAGGTGGGGCTGCCCGCCGTGGCGCAGGCGTGGGCGCTCGCCGGTGCCCGGCACAGCGTCACCGGCCGCGGCATCGAGGACTTCGCCGCCCGCGACTCCGGCGTCGACAACCTGGTCACCGCCGCCGACCTGGCCGCCCTGCTCGGTGAGCTGGCGCTCGGCGCGACCCGGCCCGGCCCGCTCGCCTCGCCGTCCGGCTGCGCCGCCATGCTCGACGTGCTCGTCGCCCAGGAGCACCGCGAGGACCTGGCCGCCGGGCTGCCCGACGGCACCCGGATCGCGCACAAGAACGGCTGGGTACGCGGTGTGCGCCACGGCGCGGGCGTGGTGTTCCCGGACGACGCGCCGCCGTACACGATCGTCGTCTGCACCACCACCGACCTGGCCGACGGCGGCGCGGACGGCGACGAGGTCTCCGACGACGCCTGCCGGCTGATCGCGCACGTCTCCGAGCGGGTCTGGGCCGCGCGGCACGACCTGGCCGGCTGA
- a CDS encoding class I SAM-dependent methyltransferase, with product MTTPLYDDIADWYEEYASETSSVYMDRVRSVLADLLGDGPGRCLDLCCGTGAHAAELHRLGWTPVGVDLSGGQLRHARARLPVARADATALPLATGAVPAVVCVLAHTDMPDYPAAVAEAARVLAPGGRLVHVGVHPCFVGAFADRSEPERIVIDGGYASREHTVRSWNSVGVRARVGAWHLPLAGLLNAVTAAGLRLTRVVESGSGPVPDVLALEATKPH from the coding sequence ATGACGACCCCGTTGTACGACGACATCGCCGACTGGTACGAGGAGTACGCCAGCGAGACCTCGTCGGTCTACATGGACCGGGTCCGGTCGGTGCTGGCCGACCTGCTCGGTGACGGCCCGGGTCGCTGCCTGGACCTGTGCTGCGGCACCGGGGCGCACGCGGCCGAACTGCACCGTCTCGGGTGGACACCGGTGGGGGTGGACCTGTCCGGCGGGCAGCTACGCCACGCCCGCGCCCGGCTGCCGGTGGCCCGGGCCGACGCGACAGCGCTGCCGCTGGCCACCGGCGCCGTACCGGCGGTGGTCTGCGTGCTCGCGCACACCGACATGCCGGACTACCCGGCGGCGGTCGCCGAGGCGGCGCGGGTGCTGGCACCCGGCGGGCGGCTGGTGCACGTCGGCGTGCACCCGTGTTTCGTGGGCGCGTTCGCCGACCGGTCCGAGCCGGAGCGGATCGTGATCGACGGCGGGTACGCCTCGCGGGAGCACACGGTCCGCTCGTGGAACTCGGTAGGCGTCCGCGCCCGGGTGGGCGCCTGGCACCTGCCCCTGGCCGGTTTGCTGAACGCCGTGACGGCCGCCGGCCTGCGGCTGACCCGGGTGGTCGAGTCCGGCTCCGGTCCTGTCCCCGACGTGCTGGCCCTGGAGGCCACCAAGCCCCACTGA